The DNA region CCGTTGAATTAAGTTGGGAAATAGATAAGATTTGGGTTTCGGTGAATTCGAACGATAGAATCTAAATAGAAAAACTATCGCTTCTATACAAATAACGAATTAAAGTCAATTTTTAAAAAAGTTTAATATAATAAACGAATAGCATATAATTGCCGCTTATCGGAATTTAATTGTGTTGCGTGTATTTGCACAAAGTTTATTTTAATTTGACAACTATTGTTTAGTTCTTTTGAGAATAAACTTTTCGATTAAGGGAAAGAATTTACCTTAATGAATCACTTCAAAGTAATTTTTCTACGTAAAAAAACAAGTTCCCACGCCAGCGATAGTAGCGGAAATCCTTTCCATATTAATTATTATTTCGATCTACAAACAAATCGGAAAGATTGGAGCGGATAGCGCGGTCGTTATATAATCTAATTTCAATCGACTAACGGATTCGAGGCGCACAGAAAATTAAACGATTTTGAAATTTTTACATCGGAGGCATCTTTTCAAATTTTGATACTGCTGGATTCAGATGGTCCCAGCTTAATCCCTTTATCGTATATGTTACGGCCTGTGGTTTGTAGAGATTTGGATCATTGAGACTTGCAGCATGGATGGTAAATAGTTCGGGCATGGCGGCGAAGGTCATGTAGACAGGTGAACCACATTTTGGACAAAAGCTACTGGTTTTGGTATTTCCGCTATCACCCACCATATCAAAGTTAGCTGTTTTTCCTTCCAGACTCACAGATTTCCGAGATGGAAATGTGAGATAGGATCCATGTCCTGTTCCGCTCATACGCTGACAGTCGCGGCATTGGCAATCGTTCATAAAAATAGGTTCTTCTGTGATTTTATATCGAATGTTTCCGCAAGCACATCCACCGTTATAAATTTGATTCATATCATCCTCCACGCTTTGATTCGAATTTGCCAAGAATCATCTTTAAATTAATTTATTAAGAAATTGAAATATAACCTGCTAACGGTCGGCCCGATTCCAAAAATGTTTTGAGATTCGAAAGAACACTTGGCCAACCACTAGAAATACCTTTTAACATCTGTGGGTCAAGATCCTCATGTGTGACAACCAAACGAACAAGTCCATCGGCATATGCTTCTATATCAAATGTAACTCGGGAGTGTTTTGATTCATCATTGAATTCTGTTGGTCTTGACCAAGATAAAACTAATTTCTGTGGAGGTGTGATTTCCAAAACTTTACCGATGATATCGATTGTTTTTTCATCATCCATCTTTACATGTTTCCATTCAGAGCCAACCTTCCATTCGGATACATTGATATGAGCCGGGTTTTTTGATAATGGATCAGACCAGTATTTACTTGTAATTTCTGGATCAATGATTGCATTCCATACCTTCTCAGGTGTGCTGAGTATATAAGTAACATAAACAAAGTTATGTGGTTCCATGGTTCTCTCCTTCGAGTTCTGTTTTTAAGTCGTGTAAAAAACCTAAGCGGTTTTGTTCAAATTTTCTAACCCAACGCGCATAAACTTCGTAAATTGGCACAGGGTTGATAAAGTGAAGTTTTTCTCGACCTCTCCAAACAACTGTTACCAGGTTTGCTTTGATAAGAATTTCTATGTGTTGGGTTGCCGATTGCCTTTGCATGTCAAGTTGTTCGCAGAGTGACGAAAGTGTTTGGCCATTGTTGGCATATAAAAGATCCAAAACCTTTCTGCGATTTGGGTCTGCCATTGCCTTAAAAACATGATCAGCTCCCTCCACTTCTTTGGGCATATTCGATATTATGCAGGTATTTACCTGCATGTCAAGAATAAAATGTGCTTAAAAGAAAGAGATTTGTGGTTGGTTTCGAATTTTTTTTCTACGGAAAGTGGGTTCTCGGAATTTTGGAGGAGGGGAATGTGGTTAAACGAAACGCGAATATTTGCTTGTTATGCGAAAGTCTTGAATATTTTTCACAAGAAAAATAAATAATCTAAAGACACTTCACAATAAAAAGAGAGAATTCTTATAAATAGAGAATTTCACCATGCTAATTATTAAAAAAATTCAAAATTTTATTCTAGTTATTCTTCTAATTTTAACTAATAGAATTTATTCTGATTCAAACAATATTACTATTAGTGGAAACAATGTTCGCATGCGTTCAAATCCATCAGAAAAGGCAAAAACAATAATTTTTCTAAAGAATACGCAAAATGTAAACTTAATCTCTGTAGCTACAGACTATCTATTCGTAGATAAATATTTCGGACGATGGATTGAAATAGAGTTAGAAAATGGAAATCGCGGATATGTGTTTGATGCCTTTATTGATTACAATAATGATGAAGAAAAATTTCATAAATTCTTCAGTTCTTTTTATCTAAATACCTATAAAAATAGAAGATCAGACATTGAAAGATTCAGCAAAAATTTTAAACTTAAATCATGCAATCCTCCAATAGATGATTCTGAAAATGAAAACTGTACAACACTGGATAGAAACACCCTCGACTTATCTAAATTAAATATAATAGGCTCCGATGGATCTGGTAAGACAAATTATTTTCCAAGCATTTTTAAATATAAGAACAATATAATTGAAGTAGAAATAGACCAGGGCGGATCACACTATTACTCCTGGCATTTCAAATTTAGTAATGGTCGTTGGGAATTAATTTATGTTTATAGTTTTTCTTGCTAATAAAAATATTCCATTCACACAAGACCTACGCATAACAGCGTCTTCCCGCTACGTTTCGGCACTTACGGCCTGGTCTCACTCGGCCTACGGCAAATTCCCTTCCGTCACGCTTCTTGCTTCGCAAGAAGACGCGCCGACGCTAACGCCTCCTGCAGAGGCTCAGCTACAGGGAACTTCGGGAAGCCTAGTTCGTTATACGCAATTGTGCTAATTAAATTCTTAAAAAAATATTAACAGAAAAGGGACAAATATAATGGAAAATGAAGAACAAAATACAGATCTATACGATGATAATATCGAATTTTTTGATGAAGATTCCAGAATTTTTCATACATTGTTCTATGCTCTCGCTCGTGCAAATGAAGAAGAACTTCTTTCTAAACTGGAAAGTATAGGTGAAAAATTAGAAATAGAAGAAGAACTGTATCTTCTCGAGTTTAAGGAGCTAATAGCTGAAATTATTCAGAAATTGAGAACGAAATACTCTACACTTGACATTTTTACTAAGCATTACCCAAACCCTGAAGTTGAAAAATTAATGCTTCGCTTTGAAATTCTACATCTAATCGATTTAATTGACGAAGAAGCTGATTCAAATTATCTCAAAGATGTAACAGATTTTCTCAATTTTGCTTCACATGACTTCCACGCCGCAATTGAAAAGTGGGATGCAACACTAACAACTTTGGAAGATTTAATAATGGCTCATCTTACTGGAAACAATGAAGAAATAGATCAAGAAGATATCTAAACCACTTGATATACTATTTTGTTAGCTATAAAATATATTGAAAAATCAAGATCCAATATTGATAAAAAGCACAACTCCGCATAATAGCGACTAACCTCTGTGCTTTTGGGACTCAAGGTCGAAAAAGTTTGTTATGCGAAAGACTCAACAGACAGTCAAATAACAGAAAGATATTAGAAAATGAACGCAACAATCTACTCACATAAAACAATCATCGGGACTACCGACTTACAAATCGGAGACGAGAGTATGAGATGTGTATTCGGACAATTTATTCCCAACGACAACTACTTCAAAAACATTCAAAAATATGTTTGGGAGTTTTGCACGACGAATAAACCAAACTACAACAAATGGAATTCATTGCGCTTTAACGTACAACTTGAGAATGGTTTTTTTCTTTTTCCTGAGGGAGGCTACACATTTGACGACAGTCCTGATTTTCCACACTAAACTAAGCGAATTGAGATAGCTGGTATTGATTTTGAAACTTTAAGTTATAATAAAGACACTTTACTTGAACCTTGGGCGACTATAGACATTTCTCAGAAAATTAATTTTGAGGATCAGCTAATAAAAGAAATTACTCCTCTTAAATCTCCTTTTAGTTTCTTGTCTGCAGACAGAACTAATTACCATATTTTAGTTGATGCTGAAATTTCAACTTTTGCTAGATACTATCCAAATGATGATGTTCTTTTTAGAGTTAAAAAACAAGGTAACGCAAGTGAATTTGCAACAGTTCACTTAACTTGGATAACAAAAAAAATAAAAATTCGAATTATTTTCCTACAACACATCTTTATCTTGACTTTGAAGATTTTGCGGAAAAGCGAATGAAACCTGACAACACAGAATGGAATATCAAATTTTACAGACTAGAATTCCAGCGTATGGCAGAGACTAACCGATGCGCTTCGGGACTCCGGAACAGTTTACATTGGTTAGCCTAGTTCGTTATACGAAGGTTTATGATTTTATGTATATAACTTTTGATTCATCAATACTAATTAGCGATTATTATTTAAATAGCAAAATTGCAGAGCTATTTTTAGAAAATCATGAAATGTGCGGATATAAATTGTTAATAAGCAATGTAGCAATTGAGGAAACTATTAATAAATTTTCAGAAGAAATCAAAAAATTTAACGAATTAAATAAAAGAAATTTGCAATTTATTCTAAAAGAATACTTAAATTCTATTCCTCAAAATATAATAGAAGATCTAACAAATAAATATAGATATTTTCTAAATAAAAAATTTACCTATTCCAAAGAAAGACCAAAAAAACCAGAAACACTCGCTTTTATCTTTATCAAAATATAAATTTTGAAAATATTTTTAACAAAGCTTTGTTAAAAAAAAGACCTTTTCGAGAGAATGAAAAAGGATTTCGAGATGCATTGATCTGGGAAAATATTCTTCAAATGGTCAAAATGTACTCTGACGATGAGAATCCAATTGTTTTTATTTCTGCAAATATCAATGATTTCTGTTCAAAAGAAAAAAATCACAATGGTGCTTATCGTATTCACGAAGATTTAAAAAAAGATCTGGCAAAATTAAATTTACCAGAAAATTCAGTGATAGTATACACATCACTGAAACAATTTTTTGAATGTGAATTTTCAAAACTATTAAATGATATTGAATTATTAAAATCTGAAAATCTAGAAACTGAGAAGATTCTTGTTAATAAATTAAATAATCTAATTAATTCAGAAAAGCTCTTTGGTAAGCTTATTACAATTTCTGTTGATGAACTACAGAAAAGCGATATCGTAAAAATTTCTTCAATTAAATCAGCTAGAATAATTGAAGCTTATCGGAACTGGACATATTCAATTAATGGTGATTTAACAATTCGAATTAAAGGAATTTTAACATTTTTAAAAGACAATTCAAAAAGTGAGGGAAAATTTGAACTTTATGCAGATTATTCGTCCAGTGAGAAGAAATTTGATTTTAATGACATTGATTTGGAAATTTATTTATAACAAGAATGTCGTTAAATTGGCGTTAATCACTGTAGCCTTGACTAGTTCCTAACGTGTCCCGTTTGGACTCAGGGGAGAAAACGTCGAGAAATCCATTTTGTTAGGTGAAATTAATCTAAATAAAAATCTTGACATATCTCAAAAAATATAGGATAAGATGGCATGAAATCTGCACTAGCCTATTTAGTTTCTATAGTTTTTCTTATTGCCTCAATTTCTGGATGTAGCGGGCATTATTTTATTTACACGAAAGATCTTGCCCATATTTCCAAACCTGGTGTGACGACTTATGCTAAGCCTGGCGATCCATTAATGCCAACAAAAATGCATTCTCTTCTCGTCCTTGACACTTATGTTTATGGAGTAAGGCTAGATAGTGAAAACTTAACAATGGGATTTAATGAAATGTTTGTTATCAAACCGGGTAAACATAACATCGATATTTATATTCAAACATTAGGGAGACGCTCAAGCCTAATGAATATAAGTTTTGAAGTAAAAGAATATCAAACAGTTTTTATTTGTAATGGAGTTCAAGGTGGATTAGCGAAACCATATATAAAAACTATTGAAGGTTTCAGGTTTGAAAGAGAAAAATATTACAATCCATGCCCATAGGTAGTAGTATTTGCTAACAAATTCTTTTCTAAAGAAAAGTTTCTATTTAAGAATTTTTTATTTTCCTAATCAGAAATGCTTTGTAGCCAATTAATCTAATAAATATTTTCTACAAATCATAGCAGCTTGGCACTGTGCTTCGGCATTTGCTGCCTCGCTCGCTTGCATAAACTATATGCAGGTTCCCAGCATCCTGTTAAAGCACAATAGAGGGAATCATCGAATAGCCCATTTTGTTAGGTGAAATAAACAAAACTAAATTTTAAAATCAAATATAAGGAATCTAATCGTGGGAATTTTTTCAAATATATTTAAACTCGTGAAACCAAAACAAAAAGTAGTACATATTACCGCTCAATTAAACCATTTGCTTATGCCAATTGATAGAGGAAATATATACGAAGATCCTCTTGATGAAGCCTTAAAATCTTTAAAATTTGGTGAAGTTGATGGTGGCGGAACTATGCAACTTAATACTGGAGAAATTGCCCACATTGATGTTGAGATATTACTTTATAACTTAGAAGACGGTATTCCATTTCTGATTAACAAATTAGAAGAACTTGGTGCGCCAAAATCCTCAATCCTTCATATACAGGATGATTCAAATTCTAAACAAATTGCATTCGGTAAAAAGGAAGGTGTAGCCATCTACCTTGATGGAATTAATCTTTCTAAAGAAGTATATGAAAATTCGGATATAAATGACTTAATTGAAAAATTAAATATTAGTATCGGTGATCTTGGAAAAATGGAAAGTTACTGGCAAGGCGAAACAGAAACTGCTCTATATTTTTATGGCTTAAACGCTGAAGATATGAAAAATAATTTCAAGTCGATTATAGATTCGTATCCTTTGTGTAAAGGATGTAGAATCACCACCATTGCACCTAAACAATTATAATATTAACATAGAACAGCGAATAACAAAGGAAAAGACACACACGTAAATTGAGGAGTTAGACACTGCACATAATGTCAGTGATCCAAACTAAAAAGTATTAAAAGCTATGTTCTTTATCAAAAGTTTTATTATTCTATTAATTTCGATTCTTACTTATTTTGGATTATTTTTCAGTTTTGAACCCAAGGATTTCACTAATGATCTAACAGGACTCAAATTTAATACCAAGGAAGTATTCGCTTACCATTCGGAGAGAGCTTGGAACGGCGATGGATATTCAATTCAAATATTTGAAATTAGTGAAGAGACGGCGCAATACTTTCTAACTCCCAAAAAAGATTTCTTTAATGAATTTCCCTTGTTGCCTGAATACCAAAATCATTGGACCAAGGTTAATTGGAAAAAAACACCAATACAGAAAAATGAACTGTTGTATTTAAAATTTGCGTTAGATGGTTCATATAACATAGAAGCGACGATCAATAGAAAAACTGAAATTCCAAGTAAATTGGTTACTTCAATTTTAAACGAATCAAACAATTATTACGCATATTTTTATAACTCACATGGCGATGGTTGGGTCGGTGATATAGATTTATTTATTATTTCGCCGAAAAGGAAAATGTTAATAATGATTAATCACAATACATAAAAACTTCTGAAATA from Leptospira noumeaensis includes:
- a CDS encoding GFA family protein, with product MNQIYNGGCACGNIRYKITEEPIFMNDCQCRDCQRMSGTGHGSYLTFPSRKSVSLEGKTANFDMVGDSGNTKTSSFCPKCGSPVYMTFAAMPELFTIHAASLNDPNLYKPQAVTYTIKGLSWDHLNPAVSKFEKMPPM
- a CDS encoding SRPBCC family protein — protein: MEPHNFVYVTYILSTPEKVWNAIIDPEITSKYWSDPLSKNPAHINVSEWKVGSEWKHVKMDDEKTIDIIGKVLEITPPQKLVLSWSRPTEFNDESKHSRVTFDIEAYADGLVRLVVTHEDLDPQMLKGISSGWPSVLSNLKTFLESGRPLAGYISIS
- a CDS encoding ArsR/SmtB family transcription factor, whose translation is MPKEVEGADHVFKAMADPNRRKVLDLLYANNGQTLSSLCEQLDMQRQSATQHIEILIKANLVTVVWRGREKLHFINPVPIYEVYARWVRKFEQNRLGFLHDLKTELEGENHGTT
- a CDS encoding SH3 domain-containing protein; the encoded protein is MRSNPSEKAKTIIFLKNTQNVNLISVATDYLFVDKYFGRWIEIELENGNRGYVFDAFIDYNNDEEKFHKFFSSFYLNTYKNRRSDIERFSKNFKLKSCNPPIDDSENENCTTLDRNTLDLSKLNIIGSDGSGKTNYFPSIFKYKNNIIEVEIDQGGSHYYSWHFKFSNGRWELIYVYSFSC
- a CDS encoding PIN domain-containing protein → MNFENIFNKALLKKRPFRENEKGFRDALIWENILQMVKMYSDDENPIVFISANINDFCSKEKNHNGAYRIHEDLKKDLAKLNLPENSVIVYTSLKQFFECEFSKLLNDIELLKSENLETEKILVNKLNNLINSEKLFGKLITISVDELQKSDIVKISSIKSARIIEAYRNWTYSINGDLTIRIKGILTFLKDNSKSEGKFELYADYSSSEKKFDFNDIDLEIYL